The Episyrphus balteatus chromosome 3, idEpiBalt1.1, whole genome shotgun sequence genome segment ttattttcgcaaattatctcatttcgaatgtcaaatcgtatagaaaaaacatttaatttgaaatatatgcgaaattatcttattttgagCTGTAGTGTAGGCTTTATATACAAAATGGCAAATtggggttgggttcgatatcccgctttttatattcccgttttttaaaatcccgcttttaaaatcccgtttttcattatcccgctttttataatcgcgcgattttttaaaataaaacaactagttttgcttgcaaaatcgggatactaaaacaaattaaaaaatgagacattgttctaaacgcatttaattaaaagctttaacaaaaaatataatatgtaaaaaaataagaaaaagtaaggaatgtgatactaaaaagaaatcaattaacaaactaatatttactttaaagttttagaagaacaatcaaatcgtgataatcccatagattaataataacataaaatgatcacaacaccttaaattaagtacacactacataatcaaaagaaatttcatttaaatatatttcaacatatatttggatgcatttcaacaattttgatatttaaataaatgaaatttcttttacttgtgaactcaatttaagcctttaatcattttatatttttataaaagaaataccgttttcattatgtgttgaaggtacatattgtgtgggcaaaaaatcagttttactaattttttgtctatttctcatgatttttttatttgtgaattaagcatgtattttgtaaaaaaatcgggattttcgggatttgacgggattttaaaatgcgggatttcagaaaacgggatttaaaaaagcggtattttagaaaacgggattttgaaacttttttttcgggattttcgaaaaacgggattttaaaaagcgggattccgatacgctcccggCAAATTGTCACTCATAAAAATGGGGCATTATTCAAATTTTCGTCATATCTGAATGATTTCATTTTTAGTAACAATTCTCGCCACTGCATGGTGCAATGCTCGTCAAAGAGCAAAAACAAATCATCTGTCAGTTGTCATTTCATTCAACAAATCAAACCTACAAAATGTGCATGATTTCTTGAATCTTTTCAAAGAAAACATCAAGAATTCCCCAAAAACTCCCTTAAAAATGTCTGGATTTAATCTTCTCAGTGAACAAGGTCTCCGTCTAGATGGTCGTCGACCCCATGAACTACGCCGAATCAAATGTAAACTTGGTGTATTCTCTCAACCAGATGGAAGTGCCTACATCGAACAAGGTAACACAAAAGTTCTAGCCGCTGTCTATGGTCCACATCaggtaaataattaaaaatgaaaacaaaaataaagtagaATATAAACTATTCCTTTTTTCTAGGCCTCATCAAAAAGAAGCAATCACGAAGAAGTCAGTGTTAATTGCCAATACAGCATGGCGACATTTTCAACAGCCGAACGAAAGAATCGTCCTCGTGGCGATCGCAAATCCCAAGAAATAACCCTTCACCTCCAACAAGCACTTAAAGCTGCCATCAAGACTGAATTATATCCACGATCACAAATCGATGTCTACATCGAAGTGCTGCAATCCGATGGCGCCAATTATGCCGTATCGGTAAATGCAGCTACTTTGGCTTTAGTCGATGCGGGAATTTGTCTCAAAGAGTACGTTTGTGCATGCACAGCTTCACTCAGCAAAGACAATATCCCTCTAACAGACGTTTCGAATGTTGAAGAACTCTCTGGAGGTCCAACTCTGTCTGTAGCCTCACTTCCCAGTTCTAATAAAATTGCCTTCATGGATATGTCGCAACGATTCCATTTGGACAATTTGCCAATTGTCATCGAACAAGCTCTCGGCGGTTGTCGAGAGATTCAGGCAATTCTAGAAAAAGAAGTTAGGAAGCATTTAACTCAAATAGGATCAGCTGGCGATTGGAGTAATGTTgccaaatgaattttgtttatttctttttattttctgcTTCTTCTAATAAATCTTTGGCTACCACATTGGAAATCATTTCTAGGAGTTTAATCTTTCTGTTTTCTCTGGCTAGTCGTTCAATAAGCGACTCCAAATGTTGATTCCCTTTAAAATATTCATCTAAATTATGTACAGTTCCTCCTAGAATTCGATGGTCGGTGATTCGATCTTGGGCAAAATTATAAGTTCGAATCTTTTCATTGCGATTCAGAGATCCCACTTGGGATTTTCGAGTTGCACTCTTATTGGCATCGCTTTCTTCGAGTTTCTTTTGCAGCAATTTGGCTTGCAGTCTTGCAATGGCAATCTCTCGATTCTTAAGCTGTGATCGCTGGCTTTGGGCTTCCACAGCAATTCCTGTTGGAAGATGAACTATCCGGACAGCTGAATCGGTTGTATTTACATGTTGTCCACCGGCTCCACTGGCACgctttgtttctatttttagaTCTTTTTCATTAATGGTACAATCGATGTCGTCAGGACGGGGAATGACTGCAATCGAGATAGTACTTGTGTGGACTCTGCCGGCTTTCTCTGTGGCTGGAATGCGTTGGACACGATGCACACCAGCTTCGTATTTGAGATAGTCGTAGGCGTCTTCACCGTGGACAATCAGATTTGCATGACGTAGACCTGCAAATCAAATCCATTAATAAAGTaaggaaattaattaattagatTAGTTAATAAAAGTGCTGCTAAATGAGCTATCATGAGATTTGCCAAATAAGGAAATGGGGCCGGATCGTCCGAAGAAAACTTCCTTGACTTTCCAAGAGATGACATAGTCACAAActaaaactttgtgaaaaaacTACAACTCAGTAGTAAAAAAGATTGGGTAGGTGAATCTGTCAACTATGTactcatttgaagaaaatggagcaaaattttaaacgatttagttaaaatgttaaagccattttagtaagttactaagatAAAAGGAAGAATTTgctaatttaaaatgattttaacaAGTTACTTTCTCTTAACATTTTGTTAAAGTTAAAATCAGAAAATGGCTGATTttacttttagtttttttttttataatgagcgcgcaTTAAAGGGATTAGTCTAAccttaatatggtgaacacagtacgaacattagaaaataaaatgcacgactgggtcccacgaacttgctcttagagttaaagttgcttaaatttttaagactttttatatagaaatttgtaaaaaaaaaacaaaattcgtttttttaaaaaataaaataaaatctgaaattaaattgccctccaaaacaagtatgcagttttgattgatatattaacatgcatttttagaaaaaaaattttcaaaatcgttagagccgttttttaaaaaactaattttttataaatatttttttggaaaaaaagttttaaaataaaattggtatgtcatttggtagaaatcactaatcaacatctaaaaacaaaatttcaaaaaagttcaatgtcccgttttcgaaaatttgatttttcaaaaaaaaattttcaaaatttttttaaaaatccaaaaattatttttttttcaaaattttatttttggcttatatttaaattatataaatgcttctccacaaaaagtttcgttgaaatcgaataagcagtttcggagataatcggatttgaaaaaaacggttctatggcaggtaccgttaataatgattttcaaaaaaaaaatttttcattgaaagatagaccttagcttaaaactaacatttgaattttttaaacaaaatcgttagagccgttttcgagatatttcaattttacttaaatcggtatatgacaagtaccgttatttttggtccaaaaaaattaattccaaaaacccctctggagagtcgccaaataacgctacataccaagtttgacattaatcggtccatccgtttaggctgtagctccttatacagacagactgacagacagacagacggacttccgggacccacttttttggcattgtctaccatcgtaatgtcatggaaaaatgttatctcaactttttttttttgtacgaatgcataacttgatatatagtacctatatcgcaagtaaaaagggaGAAATTTGCCCATGAACATTAGTTTTAAAGTTCTGAGTTTTCAAATGGGATGGAAAAACAGAGGCGTGTAacgcgttccacattcgtgtagtgcggctCAAGAAAGAATATCTGTAtatgacggtacgtccgaaattTGACTttagggtaaactgatgagcattcttTGGAGTGCGAATATAACAGTTGAATTGTTTAaagggaggaatgcaactaacTATTTCTTCTGAACattgcttataaaaataacgatagaGCAACGTGAGACATAAGACGTTACGACGGTGCTCGAGAGACGTAAATGTATCAGTTATTgacctatcacctatcatttttatagctctattttctattttatccAAGAAACTCAACGACGTTATTGGAGCACCTACCCAGTGTGGCAGTTATACTCGAGCTTTGGACGAATATATGCCTTATAAATAATTGCTAGATCAGATGGGGAACagaatttcttgcatcttcggagaaAACAGTTACTTGCTAAATTCATATGAAATCTgtcattttctttgaaaaaaaaaaaaattctatcaaaattgataatttCGGCGTTAGTAATTTACTAGTtagtaaaacaataaaaaaggattacaattaaaaaaaaaattaaagtaataaaTATTTAGCAAATTTTTAACTAGTAATATGCTAAGCCTAAACAATAGCTACAAATGGTATACAGTCGGGTCGAGAACAGCGGAAGGTACAGGCGTACACAGGTGCTGGCTTCTTTGGGCCTAGTACCAAACTCTCCGTACCAATAGGTCAATCCCCAATAATTGTGAAATGTGTAGAAATATACCTCGAATTAAATCACCgaaacaaaaacattgccattaTGTCTGGATAGTCAACTTTCCCTAAAAGCACTTAAATCTTATGAAATCAACTCCAAGATAATATTGGAGTGTATAGGAAAACTTAACGAACttggcaaaataaacaaagtcactCTCCACGAGGTAACTGGGCACGTTGGTGTCCAGGGGAAGGAGGAGGCGGactctttagaaaaaaaatgtgagcAAGTTCCTCTTTAATGGGAAACTAACCGTATTGCGGAGTAGgagaaaatgttattaaaaataaaataaaactagacgAGGAGACTAAGTGAGCATAAAACTGGGCAGAACTACCAAAACTGAGACATGCGAAAATGCTTCTTGGGAACCACAACCGAGAAGTCTAAGTTGGAACAATCTCAGATTAATCACTGATCTCCTCACGGGCCACTGTAAGTTAAGAAGGCACCTAAACATTTTGGGCCTAACAAATAGTGGAACATGTAGATTCTGTAACGAAAAATAAGAAACACCAGATCACATTCTGGGTAGTTGCAATGCACTAATACACCAAAGATTCAAAAACCTGAGTTGCTACCAAGTCGAAGAGGAAAATTTACACTCTATGAAAAACCAGAAATACTTAATTTCCTGAAAGGAATAAACTTAGAGAAGGAGCTATAAAATGAGGAACTAACTCAACTAGCTTAAAAGGAAATCAAGGAAATTGCTTTGCTCCAAACATACCTCCTATATCAGTTCGATCTTCATCTAGAGGCTCGACTTCCCATCCCTTGTATTGCATAAAATTCCAATAAGTATCGAAAAGCTCTCCAGCAAAGAGCATTGCTTCTTGTCCGCCAGCACCGGCATTCACTTCAAAGATAAGAGACGAATAACTTTCGTCATCGGCTAAAGTGAGCATTTGTTGGAATAGTTGATCTTCTGTTTTGCTCAGGAGATCTGCATAGACCTAGACAAAATATCATTTAACTTGTAACATCTTCCCCCAACCATGGATTCTCTCACCTGGTTCTCTTCTTTAATCAACTGTCTCATGTCTtcatctttttcatttttcatatcaTCTAAAGATGTTATATTGCCAAGTAGGACATTGCGTTGTTCGATGGAACGCACTACTTCCGAGAGTTTATTGATTCTTTGATAATCTTCATTGTTCACTCGCAAGTCGTAGAATTCTTTGCGaagattttccaaaaatgtttttactttttcatcTTGAAATGAAATTGAGTTGGAGTATTTTCGATGTGTGACGGTGATAGAGCGTTTGTCAAGTCTGAAATTTGATCGCAGAAGAAATGGACAATGGTTGGTAATTATTTTACgcagaaacatttttttagttttaattagtttttgtcttaaattaattaaatttataaaaattataaagttaAATAGTTTTGCAACATATATGAAGTTTTGACATTTAACTTTAGGCGTGTTcgtatttttaaagaataaaaaatagttcTGTTCAATGAGAATTAACATTAATTGTTCGGAATAgaaaagttttacttttttgctGCTGTTCAATGaggtaaaaatttgtttgtcaaattttataaaatcataaggggtattcacgatccgatgcaactggtctagtatcattgcaaaagtgcaaaagtgtaaaatcttacaacactacaacaacaaaatatatggattgaaattttacaatggtcttgcacttttgctataccctaaccctattgcaaaataaaaatacaatagagtaaaattatttttgacagatgtcaGCTCACCGTCGTCGcatcgcccatgataaacagtttgtcttttttattctgtttataatggttgtcgctactcatgtcccgtaatttagtttcttttgatgtaaaataattagtataaattaattaacccgaacaaaacaaagaattaaattataaaatatggaaaaaaacgaagaagcaacggtggaggaaaaaaaaaacatcattcatgcttcaatatttactatagataagaagaggggtgttcacgatctattgtaaaaaaataaaattgtacatttttactaggcctgttgcaccagatcgtgaatacccctatagaCATTGTCAAAGTGACAATTTctgtattttgaattttttcacttttaaattaacgacgaaaaacgcacaaaaaccggataaaccacgcacacaacTAATTTCTTTAACAATAGAGGAATTCAAGCAACGGTGTAAACTCGTGGAAAATCTGGTGAAATGGTAAATTTAGGAAACAAACAggttccatttaaaattttgacacatttaccaCTTTGCCAGGTTTACCAACGTTTCATGAAAACGAATTACCCCTAATATTTGACCCTttaggcttaactacatacaacactttttgaaaaagtacaaaagtgaaaatattttttttctggctagcgcaattttgttgtgataaagagtataaaaattgatttttaggccaaaaaataagcttcctgcatcatttgttttaatttccgactccgaaaaactattcaaaattgcgtttgaaaattttcacttttgtactttttcagtttttgagccaatgtagttaaggctttttAAGACAAGTGAAgcacaaagaaaatttttacagccctattctggcaaacctcacaagtcacaagaATCTAACAAGGTGAGCTGAATTTGATTTTGACCTGTTTTATAGCATTAACTGATTTATTGTTCATAGCTGAACACAAAATCTTGTCCCTAGATTAAATTTTGTTGCAAaagtgataaaataaaaaaaatacactacacttgaaaaaaaagttcccttcctaattactttttattttcataataatatcTTACTGAACTCACTAATTACTTTTTCAATTATGGCTGAACGCATGTATAATATAATCCCACTTAATTACCTTTGAACACACTCACAATAAAAGCCCCATTCAACTCAACAACAACCCACACTACACACAAACGACTGCAAAGCAAAAcaactgtcaaaatattttttttttgttggaataagaACAAATGGCGGATGTTTGTTTTTAAAGCCTTGACCGCGTTCAATTTTTTCATCCGATCcatcaaaataattttcattcgcattaaatttaataaaaaaaattaactagtaaatcaatttatattaattaattaaaaacatttgttttataagaattttttataacatcacaaaaaaacaaaaaatatgtcgAGAACTACAGCTGGTACATTTGATTAAAATCCACCCACgaagtatttttttctatattttttcatatttcaggGCAATGGgtaaaatttttcaatgcaGCTGGTGTTCCATCGCCAATGGCAGCCATGTATGCACATATATTTGTTGAAAATCGCATCCAAATCGATATGCTGATGGATTTAAATAAGGAATATCTTCGTGAAATGGGAGTGACGTTAATGGGTGATATTATAGCTATTTTAAGGTAAGTCTTACAGATTTTTAAATGCCCATAAATGGATAGTATTTGATATgttttgtgtgttgttttttgtaGGCATTCAAAACGTGTAAATGAGCAAACAGCTAGAGAAAAGATTCTCTCGGCAGAACATCAGCCATTGCCAGTGGCGGCTGTTGTCGCAAATCCCGTTGCACCTGAGCGAAAATCTACAAAAATTTCTATAAGCAGTAAGTTAACACTTAAATCTCTAATC includes the following:
- the LOC129916589 gene encoding peptide chain release factor 1-like, mitochondrial, whose protein sequence is MFLRKIITNHCPFLLRSNFRLDKRSITVTHRKYSNSISFQDEKVKTFLENLRKEFYDLRVNNEDYQRINKLSEVVRSIEQRNVLLGNITSLDDMKNEKDEDMRQLIKEENQVYADLLSKTEDQLFQQMLTLADDESYSSLIFEVNAGAGGQEAMLFAGELFDTYWNFMQYKGWEVEPLDEDRTDIGGLRHANLIVHGEDAYDYLKYEAGVHRVQRIPATEKAGRVHTSTISIAVIPRPDDIDCTINEKDLKIETKRASGAGGQHVNTTDSAVRIVHLPTGIAVEAQSQRSQLKNREIAIARLQAKLLQKKLEESDANKSATRKSQVGSLNRNEKIRTYNFAQDRITDHRILGGTVHNLDEYFKGNQHLESLIERLARENRKIKLLEMISNVVAKDLLEEAENKKK
- the LOC129916594 gene encoding exosome complex component RRP41, which gives rise to MSGFNLLSEQGLRLDGRRPHELRRIKCKLGVFSQPDGSAYIEQGNTKVLAAVYGPHQASSKRSNHEEVSVNCQYSMATFSTAERKNRPRGDRKSQEITLHLQQALKAAIKTELYPRSQIDVYIEVLQSDGANYAVSVNAATLALVDAGICLKEYVCACTASLSKDNIPLTDVSNVEELSGGPTLSVASLPSSNKIAFMDMSQRFHLDNLPIVIEQALGGCREIQAILEKEVRKHLTQIGSAGDWSNVAK